The Fusobacterium necrophorum subsp. necrophorum genome includes the window TACTTCATTTCCCCATACATCCCATCCAACCGTTTTACTTCTTGCAAATAACTCTATTTTTTCTAAATCACCTACAAGTTCTACGATTTTATCTCTTACAATATCCGGTTTTTTACTATGATATTCCAGTGGAGAAAAGATAAGCTGAAAAACTTTGTTGGACTTTCTTTTTGGTGTTCCCCTTTTAGCTAAAAGACATATTTCCGAGTTGCTCCTTGTCCAATTTCCAAGTCCAAAGTATGGTGTTTTTTTCTTTTTATTTAACTTTATCCAGACAAAAGCAACTGTTCTATACTTAAATCCCCAAGCTTCAATAACTCTTAAGGCTTCCTTTAGCTTCGGAAAGGTTGCCCATAGGAACAGGATACAATCTTTATCTGAAATTTCTTTTATTGGCAAGCTGCATATTTCTTCTATCTCCATTGTCGGATATTGTTTTTCCACTACCCCTTCTCCAATTTTTCTGTCATACTTCCATGGCGGATCTGCATAAATAATCTTGTATTTTTTCAATATATAAACCTCACTCTCCTGCCTACAAACTCTGTTCCTGATGTTTTTCTTTAATCTTATCTTTTTGAGGTGTATTTTTAACTTTTTCTCTAAAGTGATTTAACTTATCTATTACAGATTCTTTCTTTTTATCTTTACCTGCAAATTTTGCTACAGCTTCTTTAAATGCCTGCTCCATTACCTTTTCATCTTTTGACTGAAAAAATACTATTTTATTTCCAGTAGTTAAATCTTTTTTAATGCTAAATTTTACACCATTTTTATTTAACTCTCTTTTTAGGTTTTTTAAGTCCACATCATTTAATTCTAAGGTTTCCACTTTGCCTTTTTTTACTAAATCCTTCACTGTGGTTGGCTTTTGTTTGGCAATAAAATCCTTTAACCCGTTTTTCTCTTTTTCCGACTTGTTAAGTATCATTTTCATAAGTTTTACAACTTCTCTTGCTGTTAGATGAAGTGCTTTTTTCTTTACTGCAATAACCTGTCTTGTAACTTCTTCATTGATCAATATATCACCTGCTTTCCATAAGTATTGTATTTACCTTTCGTGCTTTTTCTTTCATCTTTGATATTCTTCTGTTTTCTCCTGTAAAAAGAATGGGTGTTGCCATTTCCAGTATCCTTGAATAAATTCTCTGTTCTTTAAGACTATTCGGGCTTGTAAGCTGTTTTACACTAAGATTAGTGGTCAAAATAATCGGTTTATTTGCTCTGTATCTGCTGTCAATGATGTTAAAGATGTGTTCTGTGGCAAAAGGGGTATCCCTTTCCATTCCGAAATCGTCAATGATAAGAAGTCTATATTTATTAAGCTTTTCAATATACTTATTTTTATTGATGTCCAAATTCATCATATCGTTTAGAATGGTGGCAAAGTTAGTCATTTTAACGGAGATTTCTTTTTCAATCAGGGCATTGGCTATTGCCGATGCCAAATAAGTTTTTCCTGTTCCTACCGGTCCTGTAAGTAGTAATCCTATGTTTTCTTTTTCCATTTCCTCAAATTTTTTCACATAGTTTTCTCCAATTTTTCTATGCTCTAAGTTTCCATCTTCTGCATCAAAGGTCTGATTTTGCAACAGTTTATCTTCAAAAGCCTGTTTTCTTAAATCTGATAGGATTCTTTGATGCTCCAGTTCTTTCCAATGCTGTCTTTCTTTTTCCAATTCTTTTTCTCTGCAAATACAGTTTTTAGGTATTTTCCTTAAATCTCCACCTATATTACTAATTTGCTGTTTGGGACTATGACATACTCCACAATACACAAGTCCGTCATTCTCATTGATATAATCTCCGTTTTTTTCGTTCAAAATACCTTTTTCCAAGCGTTCAAATACTCCCCCGAAGATATTTCCTACACTGTCCATATGATTCCTCCATAATTTCTGTAATCTTTATAATTTCATTTTCCCAATTCTTAAACTCACTTTCCTTATCATCTTTACCTGCTATGTGGTGTTGAAAATCTCCTGCCATATTTCCATGTCTTTGCTGTAATCAGTATCATTTGACTTTACTTCTGTTGTCATTCCTAAGATATTGACCGGTGCATTATATAGCAGGGATAACAAATAGGCTCTTAAATTTGTAATTTTTCTTTTATTTTCATCAAGAACAAGTAGGACATAATTGATATGTTCTTTTTGTAGTGATAAAAACTGTTCTTTTACCGTTTCATACGCTATCATTCTCTGATTGATTCTTAGATCTATCTTACCTTGAATTGCCTCTGCCATTACTTTTATAGTAAGGTCAATTTTTTCTTTATCTTTCGATTGTTCTTTCACAAGAAAAGAGTAGCCTATATTTCGTTTGAGTAGTTCTATCATTTCCTCTGCTTCCATATCCTCTTTTTTACTAAGTAAAGTATCTTTTATATTTTTTTCTTCTGAGGGGGATATGGGAGAGGTATTATTATACTCAGTATCACTATATTCAGTCTTATTTATATTAGTCTTATTACATTGTGATTTACACAATTCTTGTTTTGTGAAATTCACATTTCCTGAATTGTGATTTTCATCATTCTTGAATTGTGATTTACACAATTCCTGATTTGTGATTTCTTCGATTTTTTCTTTTGATGAACTTTCTTTCTCCGGTTCTTGTATGATAAAGTTTTTTATATATAAAATATTTGGCTTTCCAAGTCCGAGTCTCTTTTTTTCGATAAGTCCTATGCCTTTTTTATCATCCAATTCCTGAAGGATTTTTGTTGCTTTCTGTGTGGCACAGCACATGGTTTCTGCGATTTCTTCAATGGTAAAGATGATATAGACCTTATTTTCTTCATCAAGCCAGTTATTTTTCATAGACAAGTTCATTCGGTCAAGTAAAATTCCATATAACACTTTTGCATCGCTGCTTAATTTGGAAAATATAGGATCTGTAAATAACAGTTTGGGAATACGAAAAAAAGAAAAACTTTCCGCTTCTTTTCCGTAATAGTAGTTAAATTTTATGCTCATACTCTCTACCTCCTCCTATGTTTTTGAGCATCAAAAAAGAGATAGCGGTTTTTTCTTTGCTATCTCTTCATAAATAAATGCTCTAATATTTTATTTTTATCTATGTTTCATTATCCGTATCGTCTTTTTTATCTTGTTTTTTATTGAAAGGCTCTTTGACCACATCTTCAATCAGCCTTGATAGGTCAACTGCATTTTTTGAGGTAATGACCGGTTTGCCTGTTTTTTGCTCTATTTCTTTTCTTGCATTTCCTGCCACACTTCCTCCTTCTTTAGCAACTTTCCTATTTTCTTCCAAACCTTGAGGATTTGTCGTTTTTGTAAGTTCGGTTGTCGTGGCTTCTGCAAGCATATTCAGGACTATTTCAAGTGTAGTCATATTATCTCTCAGGTTTTCTTTTTTTAAGCCTTTTAGATTTTTATATCCTCTTGTTGTCATTCCTGACCATGCTTTTGTGATTTCATCGGTAAGAATGGCATATTCTATACCTTTTTGGATTCCGTGATCGTCCCAAGCATCCGTAAGCTCTTTTCTGACTTGAATGGCTTGTAATCTTTGATTTATCCACTCACGTGTATAGCCCTTTTTTAAATAGGTTTCTAAGGCTCTATCAATGGTCAGTTCCGGATCAATGATTTCATCAATTCGCTCTTTTCCTACTTCAGCAAGCCATAACTTGAATGGCTCTGCTTTTGGAGATGGAATGGACTGGATAATACGGAATATTCCTTGCATATCAGCTACATCTGTTAGACGCATTTTCCCATCTGCTGCTTTCATTTTCAAAGCGTTACAATTTGTAACGGTTTCATTTCCTTCCTCTTTTAATCTCTTTTTAAGCACTCTCCAGTACACTTGAGGATTTTCACTTTCTGTGAGTACTCTTACTACATCTACTACTGAAAAATACCATTCTTCTTTTTCTTCGTCCCAAACAGAACGTATCTCTTTATTTTCATATAACTTTATTTCGTCCATTTTGACACCTGCCTCTTTTATATATTATCCTGTTAAACAGGCTTTTTCTCTTATTTCTTGCCTTATATTATACCTTAAATTTATAATTTTGTCTTTTCACTGACCAACATATTCCTTAAAGTAAATTTCCAGTGCTTTTTCTATAATCCCTTCTGCTTCTTCTTTCGCTTTATCCTGAAAGAATTTTTGATAGATATTCTGAGATAACTTGATATTCTGATATTCTTTCATCTTCGGTTTTTTCAAGTTCAACAAATATGTTGTAACCATCTCTTGATTTAAATCTTCTTGTCTGTTCATCAGATGAAGTGTTTTTGCATCACTTGGCTTTAAGGACATTTCGAATTCTTCACACTTTTGATACAGATATTCCTGTATCTCTTGGGGAAGATAGGATAATTCCACTGCCATTATCAATCCTATTTTTTCATTATCAACCTCTTGTTTCCAGGACTTTGACAATTCATTTAATCTTAGATATCTTGCAATAGAAGCTCCAGAAAGATTATATTCTTTTCCGAGTGTTTTTCTGCTGTCGGTTTTATCTTCCGCTTTGCTTTCCTTTTCTATGATACCCTGTTCTAAATTGTTTATCTCTTTTTGCAAATCATTTCTTTTCCCTTGACTTGCTATTTTTTCATATCGCACTTTAAGGACAAGGGCTTTTTCTGTTGGCAGCAAATCGGAGAAAGAACGCTGCATAAGATTGGTTTCAATGACATAGGTATAGGCTTCTTTATCCGTTAGATTTTCTTTAACAATACAAGGAACAGTTTTTAGATTGGCAAATCTTGCTGCATTAACCCGATTATGTCCAGAAAGTATTTCATAGGCTCCATCTTCTTTTTTTAGAACGATGATTGGATTAAGTATCCCATTTTCTCTTATACTATCTACCATATCCTCCAATCTCTTGCCGGTGTATAGGGTAAATGGATGGTCATGATACGCTTTTAGCAAATCAATTTCTATATCCCGTATATCCCCCTGTTCCAAAACACTTGTATCTTCAAGCAAAAAATCTACGGCATCGGTGATTTCTCTTTTTAAAAGTTTTTTACTCATAGCAGATCTCCTTTGCCAAATTGTCATAGGCAATATCTACGCTGCTGCCTTTTGCATATTTTTTTATGCTTTGACCACTGTATATAGCTTCGCCCACTTTGACTGTTTTCGGAATTTTGGTCTGAAAGACCTTAATTTTCTTTTGAAACATTTCTTCTACCTGATCTGTCAGGGTTTTTGACAGATTAGTTCTGTTATCACACATAGTTAGTAAAATTCCCTGTACCTTCAGTTTGGGATTCACTCTCTTTTTTATTTTTTGAACAGTTTTTAAAAGTTCACTGATTCCGACGATTGCAAACAACTGTGTATCCGCTACTATAAGGATACTATCTGAAGCACAAAAGGCATTTATGGTTAAAATATTCAGCGATGGCGAGGTGTCTATAAGGACATAGTCGTAACGTTCTTTTACCTGATTAATAATTTCCGATAATATCCGTTCACTGCCCGTTTCTGCCCTCATTTGTGTTTCTACAGCAGATAATAAAATGCTTGATGGAATAATATCTATCTCATCATAAGATTTGGTATAGTCCTCTACCAAATAGCTTTCTTCCTCCATTTCTGTCATTAACAAATGCCCTATGTTTTTTATATTTTCTGTATTTCCCACATCAAAACATCTTGTAAGATTGGCTTGCGGATCAAGGTCAATGACTAATACTTTTTTACCCAGTTCTTTTAGTGAATAGGCAAGATTTAGTGTTGTGGTTGTTTTGCCGACTCCGCCTTTCCGATTGGCTATGGTTATAACTTCTGCCATAAAGTCCCTCCTTCTTCTCTATACAGAGATTTCATTTTATGCTATACTTTTAGATAATTTAAAGTATAAAAAAAGATGATAGCCTCAATCCATCATCAAGTTTAAAAGTTTTGTGGAAGCCTTTAACCATTGATTTTACTTGGATTTATTGTACTATCATCATTATAGCATTATCCCCACTACCGCTTTCTCCAACAATGCTCACAATATCTCCCGCCTTGATAGAGAGAGAAAAATTTTCTACCACCGGTTTTTTATCTGCATATTGGATTGCCAAGTTCTTAATTTCTAACATAGCGACTCCTTTATTATTTTTATTCTGCAATTCCTACTTGAGCTGTAATCCAATAGTAATCCATTGGAAACATCTTCAATCCTGTAACTCGTTTATTGGAATATAGGAAAGTGGTTTCGTATCCAAAGAAGGCAACCGCAGCATCATTCATAATTTCTTGTTGAAT containing:
- a CDS encoding MT-A70 family methyltransferase produces the protein MKKYKIIYADPPWKYDRKIGEGVVEKQYPTMEIEEICSLPIKEISDKDCILFLWATFPKLKEALRVIEAWGFKYRTVAFVWIKLNKKKKTPYFGLGNWTRSNSEICLLAKRGTPKRKSNKVFQLIFSPLEYHSKKPDIVRDKIVELVGDLEKIELFARSKTVGWDVWGNEVKSDIELEL
- a CDS encoding PcfB family protein, with the translated sequence MINEEVTRQVIAVKKKALHLTAREVVKLMKMILNKSEKEKNGLKDFIAKQKPTTVKDLVKKGKVETLELNDVDLKNLKRELNKNGVKFSIKKDLTTGNKIVFFQSKDEKVMEQAFKEAVAKFAGKDKKKESVIDKLNHFREKVKNTPQKDKIKEKHQEQSL
- a CDS encoding ATP-binding protein, encoding MDSVGNIFGGVFERLEKGILNEKNGDYINENDGLVYCGVCHSPKQQISNIGGDLRKIPKNCICREKELEKERQHWKELEHQRILSDLRKQAFEDKLLQNQTFDAEDGNLEHRKIGENYVKKFEEMEKENIGLLLTGPVGTGKTYLASAIANALIEKEISVKMTNFATILNDMMNLDINKNKYIEKLNKYRLLIIDDFGMERDTPFATEHIFNIIDSRYRANKPIILTTNLSVKQLTSPNSLKEQRIYSRILEMATPILFTGENRRISKMKEKARKVNTILMESR
- a CDS encoding replication initiator protein A, which translates into the protein MSIKFNYYYGKEAESFSFFRIPKLLFTDPIFSKLSSDAKVLYGILLDRMNLSMKNNWLDEENKVYIIFTIEEIAETMCCATQKATKILQELDDKKGIGLIEKKRLGLGKPNILYIKNFIIQEPEKESSSKEKIEEITNQELCKSQFKNDENHNSGNVNFTKQELCKSQCNKTNINKTEYSDTEYNNTSPISPSEEKNIKDTLLSKKEDMEAEEMIELLKRNIGYSFLVKEQSKDKEKIDLTIKVMAEAIQGKIDLRINQRMIAYETVKEQFLSLQKEHINYVLLVLDENKRKITNLRAYLLSLLYNAPVNILGMTTEVKSNDTDYSKDMEIWQEIFNTT
- a CDS encoding Bro-N domain-containing protein; the protein is MDEIKLYENKEIRSVWDEEKEEWYFSVVDVVRVLTESENPQVYWRVLKKRLKEEGNETVTNCNALKMKAADGKMRLTDVADMQGIFRIIQSIPSPKAEPFKLWLAEVGKERIDEIIDPELTIDRALETYLKKGYTREWINQRLQAIQVRKELTDAWDDHGIQKGIEYAILTDEITKAWSGMTTRGYKNLKGLKKENLRDNMTTLEIVLNMLAEATTTELTKTTNPQGLEENRKVAKEGGSVAGNARKEIEQKTGKPVITSKNAVDLSRLIEDVVKEPFNKKQDKKDDTDNET
- a CDS encoding ParB N-terminal domain-containing protein, which translates into the protein MSKKLLKREITDAVDFLLEDTSVLEQGDIRDIEIDLLKAYHDHPFTLYTGKRLEDMVDSIRENGILNPIIVLKKEDGAYEILSGHNRVNAARFANLKTVPCIVKENLTDKEAYTYVIETNLMQRSFSDLLPTEKALVLKVRYEKIASQGKRNDLQKEINNLEQGIIEKESKAEDKTDSRKTLGKEYNLSGASIARYLRLNELSKSWKQEVDNEKIGLIMAVELSYLPQEIQEYLYQKCEEFEMSLKPSDAKTLHLMNRQEDLNQEMVTTYLLNLKKPKMKEYQNIKLSQNIYQKFFQDKAKEEAEGIIEKALEIYFKEYVGQ
- a CDS encoding AAA family ATPase, whose amino-acid sequence is MAEVITIANRKGGVGKTTTTLNLAYSLKELGKKVLVIDLDPQANLTRCFDVGNTENIKNIGHLLMTEMEEESYLVEDYTKSYDEIDIIPSSILLSAVETQMRAETGSERILSEIINQVKERYDYVLIDTSPSLNILTINAFCASDSILIVADTQLFAIVGISELLKTVQKIKKRVNPKLKVQGILLTMCDNRTNLSKTLTDQVEEMFQKKIKVFQTKIPKTVKVGEAIYSGQSIKKYAKGSSVDIAYDNLAKEICYE